One genomic segment of Paenibacillus durus includes these proteins:
- the cobO gene encoding cob(I)yrinic acid a,c-diamide adenosyltransferase, whose protein sequence is MEQSDRRSNRKGYTLVYTGDGKGKTTAALGLALRASGRGYKVLILQFIKSPQRTYGEHIALRKLGVEIRQLGAGFTWTKTPEEHRSALREAWASARAEVLGGDWDVVVLDEINNALAIEKFLVDDVLPLGEVLDLIRLRPKHLHLVLTGRQAKPEILELADLVSEVQAVKHYYNDGVPAVLGIEY, encoded by the coding sequence GTGGAACAGTCTGACCGGAGATCGAACCGCAAGGGCTATACCCTTGTCTATACAGGCGACGGCAAAGGCAAAACGACAGCCGCGCTGGGGCTCGCGCTGCGGGCTTCGGGACGCGGCTACAAAGTGCTGATTCTGCAATTTATCAAATCGCCGCAGAGGACCTACGGAGAACATATCGCTCTTCGTAAACTGGGTGTGGAGATCCGGCAGCTTGGCGCGGGATTCACCTGGACAAAGACGCCGGAGGAGCACCGCTCCGCACTGCGGGAGGCATGGGCTTCGGCCAGAGCAGAAGTGCTTGGCGGCGATTGGGATGTAGTAGTGCTGGACGAAATCAACAATGCGCTGGCGATCGAGAAATTCCTGGTTGACGACGTTCTTCCCCTCGGCGAAGTGCTTGATTTAATCAGGCTAAGGCCGAAGCATTTGCATCTGGTCCTGACCGGGCGTCAGGCGAAACCGGAAATTCTGGAATTGGCGGATCTGGTGTCCGAGGTTCAGGCGGTTAAGCATTATTATAATGATGGAGTACCCGCGGTTCTCGGGATTGAATATTGA
- the cobU gene encoding bifunctional adenosylcobinamide kinase/adenosylcobinamide-phosphate guanylyltransferase, which translates to MVEAESDEKKLILATGGARSGKSRFAEQYAGELGLTRGQEVIYVATSQLYDDEMKRRAALHRDRRPAEWRTIEEPYELESVIRRLSEEPVSVVLIDCITLWISNLLLQPDEAGQERWMMPELSESILERTRELVRLLKRAPFHAVLVTNEVGDSLVPEYPLGRVYRDLAGQVNQTLAEQADEVFLVVCGIPVNLREAAWRFGGKGQ; encoded by the coding sequence ATGGTTGAAGCGGAGTCCGATGAAAAAAAGCTGATCCTTGCCACCGGAGGGGCGCGAAGCGGGAAGAGCCGTTTTGCCGAACAGTATGCCGGGGAACTGGGACTGACCCGGGGGCAGGAGGTCATATATGTTGCCACATCCCAACTTTATGATGACGAGATGAAAAGACGGGCGGCATTACACCGGGACCGGCGGCCCGCAGAATGGCGGACGATCGAAGAGCCGTACGAGTTGGAATCCGTCATCCGGCGGCTGTCGGAAGAACCGGTATCCGTAGTCCTGATCGATTGTATTACCTTATGGATTTCGAACCTGCTGTTACAGCCGGACGAAGCGGGACAAGAGCGCTGGATGATGCCGGAGCTCAGCGAGTCTATTCTCGAACGGACCCGGGAGCTTGTACGCCTGCTGAAACGGGCTCCATTCCATGCGGTTCTCGTTACCAATGAAGTAGGCGACTCGCTCGTTCCCGAATATCCGCTCGGCAGAGTGTACCGCGACCTTGCCGGGCAGGTGAATCAGACGCTTGCGGAACAGGCGGATGAAGTCTTTCTGGTTGTTTGCGGAATTCCTGTGAATTTGCGGGAAGCGGCCTGGCGGTTCGGTGGAAAGGGGCAGTAA
- the cbiB gene encoding adenosylcobinamide-phosphate synthase CbiB, which translates to MIVITAIVIDLLIGDPRGIPHPVIGIGKTISAAESALRKWGTGRAAERALGVLLVLIVLSAVYAAAFLILWLAGLIHPIIRLLAEVWLISTTIAIKGLGDAGMQVFRPLIKGDLDSARTYVGYIVGRETHALSEREVTRATVETVAENIVDAVVAPLFYALIGGAPLALLYRAVNTLDSMVGYKNDKYRYFGWASARLDDVLNYIPARITGLLLWAAALMTKELNAGRAWQAMRRDAAKHPSPNSGIPEAAVAGALGIQLGGFNSYGGIVSERARMGTATRQLAAEDIRQTIKILRLTAAIIVTLLLLAAGSLFYGEIR; encoded by the coding sequence ATGATTGTGATTACAGCGATTGTCATTGATCTGCTGATCGGCGACCCGCGCGGCATTCCGCATCCGGTGATCGGGATCGGGAAGACCATATCCGCCGCGGAATCGGCCCTGCGGAAATGGGGGACAGGACGGGCGGCAGAGAGAGCGCTTGGCGTGCTCCTTGTCCTAATCGTACTGTCCGCCGTGTACGCCGCCGCTTTCCTGATTCTGTGGCTTGCCGGACTCATTCACCCGATTATCCGGTTATTAGCGGAGGTCTGGCTGATTTCAACCACGATTGCCATCAAAGGCTTGGGTGACGCGGGCATGCAGGTATTCCGTCCCTTGATCAAGGGAGATTTGGACAGCGCCAGAACCTATGTCGGCTACATTGTGGGCAGGGAAACTCATGCTTTATCGGAACGGGAAGTCACGAGAGCCACCGTGGAGACGGTTGCCGAGAATATTGTCGATGCCGTGGTTGCCCCTCTGTTCTATGCGCTGATCGGCGGGGCTCCCCTGGCTTTACTGTACCGTGCGGTGAATACCCTCGATTCGATGGTCGGCTATAAGAACGATAAATACCGGTATTTCGGCTGGGCTTCCGCCCGGCTTGACGATGTGCTGAACTATATCCCCGCCAGAATAACGGGGCTGCTGCTTTGGGCTGCGGCGCTTATGACGAAAGAGCTGAATGCTGGGAGGGCCTGGCAGGCCATGCGTCGCGATGCCGCGAAGCATCCGAGTCCGAACAGCGGCATCCCCGAGGCTGCAGTTGCCGGAGCGCTGGGGATTCAGCTTGGCGGGTTCAACAGCTATGGCGGCATTGTTTCGGAGAGAGCCAGAATGGGAACCGCCACCCGGCAGTTGGCAGCGGAAGATATCCGGCAGACGATAAAGATTCTAAGGCTGACCGCGGCAATCATCGTGACCCTGCTTCTGCTCGCGGCGGGAAGCCTTTTTTATGGAGAGATAAGATGA
- the cobS gene encoding adenosylcobinamide-GDP ribazoletransferase yields MRQWLVSLIVAFQFLTRLPIPVQVDYDKRYVSRSVLFYPVVGFVIGAVLYLALVVLSSGSAPLDAAVLLLIWTLLTGGLHLDGLMDTADGLGSHRPREQMLAIMKDSRVGAMGVLAAFFVLLIKWASLWTLIDRLREGSISGSVLLCVLLTVPAVSRGAMVAAIVRRPYIGGEQGMGGLFREARAGYLAGAMLLLLFPVILRPSFGWIWLTIIQAAAAWLLVRYFVRRLGGLTGDTYGALNELVETAGLLAAVYISF; encoded by the coding sequence ATGAGACAATGGCTGGTTTCTTTAATTGTGGCGTTTCAGTTTCTTACCCGGCTTCCGATTCCTGTTCAAGTGGATTATGACAAGCGCTATGTGAGCCGAAGCGTGCTGTTTTATCCGGTTGTGGGGTTTGTCATCGGCGCTGTTCTTTATCTGGCTTTGGTAGTGCTGTCATCCGGCTCGGCTCCTCTCGATGCGGCTGTACTGCTGCTCATTTGGACCCTTCTGACCGGGGGGCTGCATCTGGACGGTTTGATGGATACGGCGGACGGACTCGGAAGCCATCGGCCGCGTGAACAGATGCTAGCGATCATGAAGGACAGCCGTGTTGGAGCCATGGGCGTCTTGGCGGCGTTCTTCGTGCTGCTGATCAAGTGGGCCTCTCTCTGGACCCTGATTGACAGACTGCGAGAGGGCTCGATATCCGGGAGCGTGCTGCTGTGCGTGCTGCTTACCGTTCCGGCCGTGAGCCGGGGGGCTATGGTGGCTGCCATTGTCCGGCGCCCTTATATTGGAGGGGAACAAGGCATGGGAGGGCTGTTCCGGGAAGCCCGTGCCGGTTATCTTGCAGGAGCTATGCTGCTGCTGCTATTCCCGGTTATTCTCCGGCCTTCCTTCGGATGGATCTGGCTTACCATCATTCAGGCCGCTGCCGCCTGGCTGCTGGTCCGTTATTTTGTCCGGCGGCTTGGAGGGTTGACCGGTGATACGTATGGAGCTTTGAACGAGCTGGTAGAGACTGCGGGTCTCCTGGCTGCGGTATATATCTCGTTCTAG
- the cobD gene encoding threonine-phosphate decarboxylase CobD — protein sequence MLERNGHGGDLATAEELFGVPARELLDFSANINPFGPPPGLKDVLHEEWAGLVHYPDPESRELRTAISQKYNIEPASILVGNGAAEIIDLIVRGFKPGKVAVVDPAFLEYAEAALKAGAEVLSVPASADDGFAIPEEALLAACEEADLLFIGQPNNPTGQWLSREAVVRLADTAVTHNTILVLDEAFIDFFEDERELSFIREAATSRHVIVIRSMTKFYGIPGLRLGYAASHPDNISFIRKLQVPWSVNLLAQKAGVFALKQNEYEMRTKRLVAVERAWLEEELKRMGCLPYPGKANFILVRTGASGPNASELQLTLGRQGILIRGCAGFAGLDHRYFRIAVRTCMENERLIAALHGALCNRQGAEGTDWPSR from the coding sequence ATGCTGGAGCGAAACGGCCATGGAGGGGACTTGGCTACGGCGGAAGAACTGTTCGGAGTACCGGCCCGGGAATTGCTTGATTTCAGCGCGAATATTAATCCCTTTGGACCGCCGCCGGGGTTAAAGGATGTCCTTCATGAGGAATGGGCGGGGCTGGTTCACTATCCCGACCCTGAATCCCGGGAACTGCGAACAGCCATTTCGCAAAAATACAATATTGAGCCTGCGTCCATTCTCGTTGGCAACGGGGCTGCCGAAATCATTGATTTGATCGTGCGAGGGTTTAAGCCGGGGAAAGTGGCGGTGGTCGATCCGGCGTTTCTGGAATATGCCGAAGCCGCGTTAAAAGCCGGCGCCGAAGTTCTATCCGTTCCCGCCTCTGCGGACGACGGCTTCGCCATTCCCGAGGAAGCGCTGCTCGCCGCCTGCGAAGAAGCGGACCTGCTGTTTATTGGCCAGCCCAACAATCCTACGGGACAGTGGCTGAGCAGGGAAGCCGTGGTTCGTCTTGCGGACACAGCCGTAACGCATAATACCATCCTTGTGCTCGACGAGGCGTTCATCGACTTTTTCGAGGACGAGAGAGAGCTGTCTTTCATTCGCGAGGCGGCTACTTCGAGGCATGTGATCGTTATTCGGTCCATGACCAAATTTTACGGCATCCCCGGATTGCGGCTGGGCTACGCCGCCTCCCACCCGGACAATATCTCGTTCATTCGGAAGCTGCAGGTTCCATGGAGCGTAAATCTTTTGGCACAAAAAGCCGGGGTGTTCGCGTTAAAGCAGAACGAATACGAAATGCGCACGAAGCGGCTCGTAGCCGTGGAGCGGGCCTGGCTGGAAGAGGAATTAAAGCGAATGGGCTGCTTGCCGTATCCGGGAAAAGCCAATTTTATTCTGGTCCGCACCGGCGCCTCCGGGCCGAATGCTTCGGAGCTCCAGCTCACGCTGGGGCGGCAGGGCATTCTGATTCGCGGATGCGCTGGTTTTGCCGGTCTTGATCACCGATATTTTAGGATTGCGGTTAGAACATGTATGGAGAATGAACGCTTGATTGCCGCGCTGCATGGCGCTCTCTGCAATCGGCAGGGAGCGGAGGGGACAGATTGGCCGTCTCGCTAA
- a CDS encoding histidine phosphatase family protein, with the protein MAVSLTKIIFARHGATEWNTQQRYIGHTDQPLNELGRKQAKELGSALAHFHFDAIYCSDLRRARETAYEVQQAICGEGGSRPPLIADARLRETDFGWIEGLTYEEAMARFPEEMTGWYGQIETRTPPGGKESLSDVRSRVCHFMKEVSGQDYGKILIVTHGGVINSWLAHIGKKPFWENPLKHGEWTECEGQEVRETE; encoded by the coding sequence TTGGCCGTCTCGCTAACGAAGATTATTTTTGCCAGGCATGGAGCTACGGAGTGGAATACGCAGCAGCGCTACATAGGACATACGGATCAGCCGCTGAATGAGCTGGGCAGGAAGCAGGCGAAGGAACTCGGCAGCGCCTTGGCGCATTTTCATTTCGATGCCATTTATTGCAGTGATCTGCGGAGAGCCCGCGAGACAGCCTATGAAGTGCAGCAGGCAATTTGCGGCGAAGGGGGAAGCCGGCCGCCGCTGATCGCGGATGCGAGGCTGAGAGAAACGGATTTCGGCTGGATCGAAGGCTTGACTTATGAAGAAGCGATGGCCCGCTTTCCCGAAGAAATGACCGGGTGGTACGGACAGATCGAGACGCGGACCCCGCCAGGCGGGAAAGAATCGCTATCCGATGTCCGCAGCCGGGTGTGCCATTTTATGAAGGAAGTGAGCGGGCAGGATTACGGCAAAATACTAATTGTTACCCATGGCGGAGTCATTAATTCATGGCTCGCGCATATCGGGAAGAAGCCATTCTGGGAGAATCCCCTTAAGCATGGGGAGTGGACCGAATGCGAGGGTCAAGAGGTGAGGGAAACTGAGTAA
- a CDS encoding cobyric acid synthase, protein MFQGTASDVGKSIITTAVCRIFYQDGFKTAPYKSQNMALNSYVTLCGKEIGRAQGVQAEACGITATTDMNPILIKPTRDMTAQVVVHGRPHAEMSARRYREEYLPIAGTIVRDALDRLKSEYEVIVIEGAGSPAEINLKDRDIVNMRLAGWADAPVVLVADIDRGGVFASIVGTLELLEEHERSRVKGFIINKFRGDIAILQPGLDWLEQRTGIPVLGVVPHLNGIDIEAEDSVALDHQQDNLNSDADIDVAVIRLPRISNFTDTDPLGAEPDVQVRYVQSPEELGNPDVILLPGTKNTLADLGFLRETGLAEAIRKRAASGTRLVGICGGYQMLGARLSDPHQVESEEGKAAGLGFLPAETVFYPDKRTERVRGTVACNHPEWLELQGISVEGYEIHMGRTDKLEPVEGLFQIGGHEDGMLSADGRIWGTYLHGIFENDEFRRKWLNLIRQDKGLAPLPTDIHFQSRKTAAFDRLADHARAHLDIDKLYRIAGLK, encoded by the coding sequence ATGTTTCAGGGAACGGCGTCCGACGTTGGTAAAAGCATTATCACCACGGCGGTGTGCCGGATTTTTTATCAGGACGGGTTCAAGACGGCGCCTTACAAATCGCAAAATATGGCGCTGAACTCCTATGTTACCTTATGCGGCAAAGAAATCGGCCGGGCGCAGGGCGTTCAGGCGGAAGCCTGCGGGATTACGGCTACAACGGACATGAACCCCATTCTTATTAAACCGACAAGAGATATGACCGCCCAGGTTGTCGTTCACGGCAGGCCGCATGCGGAAATGAGCGCCCGGCGCTACCGCGAGGAATACTTGCCCATAGCGGGAACGATTGTACGGGACGCTCTTGACCGTTTGAAGTCCGAGTATGAGGTGATCGTCATCGAAGGGGCGGGAAGCCCGGCGGAAATCAATTTGAAGGACCGGGATATTGTCAATATGCGGCTGGCGGGGTGGGCGGATGCTCCGGTTGTCCTGGTCGCGGATATTGACCGAGGCGGTGTGTTTGCCTCTATCGTCGGAACGCTGGAACTGCTTGAAGAGCATGAACGGAGCCGGGTAAAAGGCTTCATTATCAACAAATTCAGGGGAGATATCGCGATCCTGCAGCCTGGGCTTGACTGGCTGGAGCAGCGTACGGGAATACCCGTCCTTGGCGTGGTTCCCCACCTGAACGGGATCGATATCGAGGCCGAGGATTCGGTGGCCCTGGATCACCAGCAGGATAACCTGAATTCGGATGCCGACATCGATGTCGCTGTCATCCGGTTGCCCCGGATTTCCAACTTTACGGATACCGACCCGCTCGGGGCTGAACCGGATGTGCAGGTGCGTTATGTACAGAGTCCGGAGGAACTGGGCAATCCCGATGTCATTTTGCTGCCTGGAACGAAGAATACACTGGCTGACCTGGGCTTTTTGCGGGAAACGGGACTGGCGGAAGCCATAAGGAAAAGGGCTGCGTCCGGAACCCGTCTTGTGGGCATTTGCGGCGGATACCAGATGCTGGGAGCGAGGTTGAGCGATCCTCATCAAGTGGAGTCGGAGGAAGGCAAAGCGGCCGGACTGGGATTTTTGCCGGCGGAAACGGTCTTTTATCCCGATAAACGAACGGAGAGAGTCCGGGGGACTGTAGCTTGCAATCATCCGGAATGGCTGGAGCTGCAAGGCATTTCCGTAGAGGGTTACGAAATCCATATGGGCAGAACGGATAAGCTGGAGCCCGTAGAAGGGCTGTTTCAGATCGGCGGCCATGAAGACGGCATGCTGTCGGCGGACGGGAGGATATGGGGCACTTATCTGCACGGGATATTCGAAAACGATGAATTCCGGCGTAAATGGCTCAACCTGATCCGGCAAGACAAAGGACTTGCCCCTCTTCCAACTGACATCCATTTTCAAAGCCGCAAAACGGCTGCCTTCGACCGATTGGCCGACCATGCCAGAGCGCATCTCGATATTGACAAGCTTTACCGGATTGCTGGATTAAAATAA
- a CDS encoding TetR/AcrR family transcriptional regulator, whose translation MVRQREFDEQKALEAAMHQFWEKGYEATSLSDLTSRMGIQRPSIYSAFGDKKQLFEAALRKYTQFHASFVSSQLQKTPSVKKAFRSFFEGVVAKEYGEDLNRGCFCINTMVELAPHEPKFEILTREHQMYLSAIFQETIERGIQSGEIKKDTHAAALAQTLVVSLIGLTVMMKSRPDRSFIDHSVETILTLIK comes from the coding sequence ATGGTGCGGCAACGTGAGTTTGATGAGCAAAAGGCATTGGAAGCAGCTATGCATCAGTTTTGGGAGAAAGGATACGAGGCAACCTCGTTAAGCGATTTGACCTCCAGAATGGGCATCCAACGGCCAAGCATTTATTCAGCATTCGGGGACAAAAAGCAGCTTTTTGAGGCTGCACTTCGAAAATATACTCAGTTTCACGCTTCATTTGTTAGTTCCCAGCTCCAAAAAACTCCATCCGTTAAAAAAGCGTTTCGTTCCTTCTTCGAAGGGGTTGTGGCCAAAGAATACGGGGAAGATCTCAATCGGGGATGCTTCTGCATCAATACCATGGTGGAGCTTGCGCCCCATGAACCAAAATTTGAAATTCTGACACGAGAACATCAAATGTATCTATCCGCAATATTTCAAGAAACAATTGAACGAGGCATACAATCTGGCGAAATTAAAAAGGATACCCATGCAGCAGCTTTGGCCCAGACACTCGTCGTATCTTTAATCGGACTTACTGTGATGATGAAATCTCGCCCCGATCGATCATTTATAGACCATTCGGTTGAAACAATCCTTACATTGATAAAATGA
- a CDS encoding MFS transporter yields MKKLEDSKSAPSLSRSVTLLFAAVCGLAVANIYFAQPLLDAISKEYGISHAYIGIIITITQICYAFGLLLLVPLGDLVDRRRLVAGMMLLSVLGLFTVGIATNSTVLLAGMAVVGMFAVVVQVLVSFAATLAAPSDRGRAVGLVTSGVVIGILLARTAAGILSDIGGWRTVYFVSAGLTLLMAIVLFRILPHNQKIKRSISYPQLLRSVFTLFMQEPVLRIRAVICLSIFTAFSILWSSLVLPLSAPPLSLSHTVIGLFGLAGVAGALAAARAGHLADRGLGQRTTGIALTVLVGSWLPIGFTEHSLWALIVGVIALDLAVQAVHVTNQSMILRVRPEARSRLTAGYMIFYSIGSAAGAISSTSVFAYAGWTGVCVLGATVSIIALLFWLLTKREYVTFPSKSK; encoded by the coding sequence TTGAAGAAGCTTGAAGATTCGAAATCCGCTCCGTCGCTTTCACGTTCAGTCACGCTGTTGTTTGCAGCCGTCTGCGGACTGGCAGTTGCCAACATTTATTTTGCGCAGCCGCTGCTTGACGCGATATCGAAAGAATACGGAATCAGTCATGCGTACATAGGCATAATCATCACAATTACTCAAATTTGTTATGCATTTGGCCTTCTATTGCTGGTACCGCTTGGCGATTTAGTGGATCGGCGCCGCCTGGTTGCCGGTATGATGCTTCTCTCTGTGTTAGGATTGTTCACGGTAGGCATTGCCACTAATAGCACCGTACTGTTGGCGGGAATGGCTGTGGTCGGTATGTTTGCCGTCGTGGTGCAAGTGCTTGTATCGTTTGCGGCGACTTTGGCTGCACCGTCTGATCGCGGGCGTGCTGTTGGTTTGGTAACAAGCGGTGTGGTGATTGGCATTCTGCTGGCCCGTACCGCTGCTGGCATTTTGTCCGACATCGGGGGATGGCGTACGGTCTATTTTGTCTCCGCTGGATTGACACTGTTGATGGCTATTGTGCTGTTCCGGATTCTGCCGCATAACCAAAAAATAAAAAGATCAATATCCTACCCGCAACTGTTACGCTCGGTGTTTACCTTATTTATGCAGGAGCCGGTATTGCGAATTCGTGCTGTTATCTGCTTGTCGATCTTTACTGCGTTTAGCATATTATGGAGTTCACTTGTGCTGCCGCTCAGCGCACCGCCGCTTTCACTTTCACATACCGTTATCGGGTTGTTTGGCCTCGCGGGTGTGGCGGGAGCGTTGGCTGCGGCAAGAGCAGGACATCTGGCGGATCGAGGTTTGGGGCAGCGAACGACCGGGATAGCTTTGACTGTTTTGGTGGGATCATGGCTGCCTATCGGTTTTACGGAACATTCATTGTGGGCATTGATTGTAGGAGTTATCGCTCTGGATCTCGCGGTGCAGGCTGTGCATGTTACGAATCAATCGATGATTTTACGTGTGCGTCCTGAGGCTCGCAGCCGTCTCACTGCAGGGTACATGATCTTCTATTCCATCGGCAGCGCCGCTGGTGCGATTTCCTCTACTTCAGTCTTCGCATACGCCGGGTGGACCGGTGTGTGTGTGCTGGGTGCCACAGTCAGCATCATTGCTTTGCTTTTTTGGCTATTAACTAAGCGTGAATACGTTACTTTTCCAAGCAAAAGCAAGTAA
- a CDS encoding glycosyltransferase family 8 protein, which yields MIELVLAFQDKDGQYAEHAGVVLASVFHHTSSPVNVHILHDETLNDDNRQKLVDLTTRFNHTINFYHIIIPEDMLQVMAGVGSINAWTQACMYRLLLPGLIPVDKIIYLDCDVLVNMDITELWQIELGNYYLGAIKDQGIMEIAPIINSKGLNPDLYFNSGVILFSLINIRSNAGWYGETLNFFRNFPDTTMPDQDALNVVYGGNYLPLDLRFNLFSLASVDHDFTNKIVHFAGIEKCWDANSIGAELYRNYLNLTPWSEQQPRKAVEVHPAVVHPAVVQKNRKRTSAKRYRKRISNTASHNSLKRRVRKASQGKLPLKRSRRTKISLIDLPSLRLIRLTRTNKGTQNKETNSAPNLPLRKYF from the coding sequence ATGATTGAACTAGTATTGGCTTTTCAGGATAAGGATGGGCAATATGCTGAGCATGCTGGGGTCGTTCTAGCATCAGTTTTTCACCATACGAGTTCCCCTGTTAATGTTCATATTTTGCATGATGAGACTTTAAACGATGATAACAGGCAAAAGCTCGTTGACCTAACAACCAGATTTAACCACACGATTAATTTCTATCACATCATTATACCTGAGGATATGCTTCAGGTAATGGCGGGTGTTGGTTCCATTAACGCATGGACGCAGGCCTGCATGTATCGGCTGCTTCTTCCCGGATTAATACCAGTGGACAAAATTATTTATTTGGACTGCGACGTTCTGGTTAACATGGACATTACCGAGCTGTGGCAAATTGAATTGGGCAATTATTATTTGGGCGCAATTAAGGATCAAGGCATCATGGAAATAGCGCCAATTATTAACTCCAAAGGGCTTAATCCAGATCTTTATTTTAATTCCGGGGTTATTTTATTTTCCTTGATCAATATCCGCAGCAATGCTGGCTGGTACGGTGAAACGCTAAACTTTTTCCGGAACTTCCCCGATACCACCATGCCTGATCAAGATGCATTAAACGTAGTTTACGGAGGAAATTACCTCCCATTGGATTTACGCTTTAACTTGTTCAGCCTTGCCTCTGTTGATCATGACTTTACGAATAAAATCGTCCATTTCGCCGGAATTGAAAAATGCTGGGATGCTAATTCTATAGGCGCAGAGCTGTACAGGAATTATCTTAACCTAACGCCGTGGAGTGAACAGCAGCCTCGAAAGGCAGTGGAAGTCCATCCTGCTGTTGTCCATCCTGCTGTTGTTCAGAAAAATAGGAAGCGCACGAGCGCGAAGAGATATCGGAAACGCATATCTAACACAGCTTCTCATAACAGCTTAAAACGAAGAGTACGTAAAGCTTCCCAGGGAAAACTGCCATTAAAAAGAAGCAGACGAACAAAGATCAGCCTGATTGATCTGCCTAGTTTGAGATTGATCAGACTGACCAGAACCAATAAAGGTACTCAGAACAAGGAGACGAATTCGGCACCGAATCTTCCGTTGAGAAAATATTTTTAA